In the Syngnathus scovelli strain Florida chromosome 8, RoL_Ssco_1.2, whole genome shotgun sequence genome, one interval contains:
- the LOC125973669 gene encoding tubulin alpha chain: MRECISVHVGQAGVQMGNTCWELYCLEHGIQPDGQMPTPKSIGGHDDSFTTFFSETGAGKYVPRAVFVDLEPTVVDEVRTGTYRQLFHPEQLISGKEDAANNYARGHYTIGREIIDSVLDRIRKLSDQCTGLQGFLVFHSFGGGTGSGFTSLLMERLSVDYGKKSKLEFAIYPAPQVSTAVVEPYNSILTTHTTLEHSDCAFMVDNEAIYDICRRNLDIERPSYTNLNRLISQIVSSITASLRFDGALNVDLTEFQTNLVPYPRIHFPLATYAPVISAEKAYHEQLSVAEITNACFEPANQMVKCDPRHGKYMACCLLYRGEVVPKDVNVAIAAIKTKRSIQFVDWCPTGFKVGINYQPPTVVPGGDLAKVQRAVCMLSNTTAIAEAWARLDHKFDLMYAKRAFVHWYVGEGMEEGEFSEAREDMAALEKDYEEVGIDSYEEDEEGEEF, encoded by the exons Atg CGTGAATGCATCTCCGTCCACGTAGGTCAGGCTGGTGTCCAGATGGGCAACACCTGCTGGGAGCTCTACTGTCTGGAACATGGCATTCAGCCAGACGGCCAGATGCCCACTCCAAAGTCAATTGGAGGCCATGATGACTCCTTCACCACCTTTTTCAGCGAGACCGGGGCTGGAAAATATGTCCCAAGGGCAGTCTTTGTAGACCTGGAACCCACGGTTGTTG ACGAAGTGCGCACAGGCACATATCGCCAACTATTTCACCCCGAGCAGCTGATCTCAGGAAAAGAAGATGCGGCCAACAACTATGCCCGGGGACACTACACCATCGGCAGAGAGATAATTGACTCTGTCCTCGACAGGATCCGAAAACTG TCTGACCAGTGCACGGGTCTCCAAGGATTTTTGGTCTTCCACTCCTTTGGTGGAGGCACCGGCTCTGGTTTCACCTCCCTCCTCATGGAGCGACTTTCTGTTGATTATGGGAAGAAATCCAAACTTGAGTTTGCAATCTACCCAGCCCCTCAAGTTTCTACTGCAGTGGTAGAGCCATACAACTCCATTCTGACCACTCACACCACCCTGGAGCACTCCGATTGTGCCTTCATGGTGGACAATGAAGCCATCTATGACATTTGTCGCAGGAACCTCGACATCGAGCGACCCTCTTACACCAACCTCAACCGCCTTATCAGTCAGATAGTGTCATCTATCACAGCCTCTCTTCGCTTTGATGGAGCCTTGAATGTTGATCTGACCGAGTTCCAGACCAACTTGGTGCCCTACCCTCGTATCCACTTCCCTCTGGCCACATATGCTCCTGTCATTTCTGCCGAGAAGGCCTACCATGAGCAGCTTTCTGTGGCTGAAATCACCAACGCCTGCTTTGAGCCAGCCAATCAAATGGTCAAGTGCGATCCACGTCATGGCAAATACATGGCCTGCTGTCTGCTGTATCGTGGTGAAGTAGTGCCCAAGGATGTTAACGTTGCCATCGCTGCCATTAAGACCAAGCGCAGCATCCAGTTCGTGGACTGGTGTCCCactggtttcaaagtaggcatcAACTATCAACCTCCAACAGTGGTTCCTGGAGGAGATCTGGCCAAGGTGCAGAGGGCAGTGTGTATGCTTAGCAACACCACAGCCATCGCTGAGGCCTGGGCCCGTCTGGATCACAAGTTTGATCTGATGTATGCCAAGAGGGCCTTTGTGCACTGGTATGTGGGAGAGGGAATGGAGGAAGGAGAATTCTCAGAGGCCAGAGAGGATATGGCAGCACTGGAGAAAGATTATGAAGAGGTCGGAATTGACTCCTAtgaagaggatgaggagggaGAAGAATTCTAG
- the LOC125973671 gene encoding tubulin alpha chain: MRECISIHVGQAGAQIGNACWELYCLEHGIQPDGQMPSDKIIGGGDDSFNTFFSETGAGKHVPRAIFVDLEPTVIDEVRTGTYRQLFHPEQLITGKEDAANNYARGHYTIGKEIIDLVLDRTRKLADQCTGLQGFLIFHSFGGGTGSGFTSLLMERLSVDYGKKSKLEFAIYPAPQVSTAVVEPYNSILTTHTTLEHSDCAFMVDNEAIYDICRRNLDIERPTYTNLNRLIGQIVSSITASLRFDGALNVDLTEFQTNLVPYPRIHFPLATYAPVISAEKAYHEQLSVADITNTCFEPANQMVKCDPRHGKYMACCLLYRGDVVPKDVNSAIAAIKTKRSIQFVDWCPTGFKVGINYQPPTVVPGGDLAKVQRAVCMLSNTTAIAEAWARLDHKFDLMYAKRAFVHWYVGEGMEEGEFSEAREDMAALEKDYEEVGADNIGEEDEGEEY, from the exons ATG CGTGAATGTATCTCCATACATGTGGGCCAAGCTGGGGCTCAGATTGGCAATGCATGTTGGGAGCTTTACTGTCTGGAACACGGCATTCAGCCAGATGGCCAAATGCCCTCTGATAAAATAATCGGAGGTGGGGATGACTCCTTCAACACTTTTTTCAGTGAGACGGGAGCAGGGaaacatgtcccaagagccatctTTGTCGACCTGGAGCCCACAGTTATTG ATGAGGTACGTACGGGTACCTACCGTCAGCTATTCCATCCAGAACAGTTAATCACAGGGAAGGAAGATGCGGCCAACAACTATGCCCGTGGTCACTACACCATTGGCAAGGAGATCATTGATCTGGTTTTGGACAGGACTCGCAAACTG GCTGATCAATGCACAGGCTTGCAGGGATTCCTCATCTTCCACTCCTTTGGTGGAGGCACCGGCTCTGGTTTCACCTCCCTCCTCATGGAGCGTCTGTCTGTTGATTACGGAAAAAAATCCAAGCTTGAATTTGCAATCTACCCAGCCCCTCAGGTGTCCACAGCAGTTGTAGAGCCCTACAATTCCATTTTGACCACTCACACCACCCTTGAGCATTCCGACTGCGCCTTCATGGTGGACAATGAAGCCATCTATGACATTTGCCGCAGGAACCTCGACATTGAAAGGCCAACCTACACTAACCTTAACAGGCTGATTGGCCAGATAGTGTCTTCGATCACAGCCTCTCTTCGCTTTGATGGAGCCCTGAATGTTGATCTGACAGAGTTCCAGACCAACTTGGTGCCCTACCCTCGAATCCACTTCCCTCTGGCTACATATGCCCCAGTCATCTCTGCAGAGAAGGCCTACCATGAGCAGCTTTCTGTAGCAGACATCACCAACACCTGCTTTGAGCCCGCCAACCAGATGGTCAAGTGCGACCCTCGTCATGGTAAATACATGGCCTGTTGTCTGCTGTATCGTGGTGATGTCGTCCCAAAAGATGTCAACTCTGCTATTGCCGCCATCAAAACCAAACGCAGCATCCAGTTTGTGGATTGGTGTCCTACTGGTTTCAAAGTGGGCATCAACTATCAACCTCCAACAGTGGTTCCTGGAGGAGATCTGGCCAAAGTGCAGAGGGCGGTGTGCATGCTAAGCAACACCACAGCCATCGCTGAGGCCTGGGCCCGCCTGGATCACAAGTTTGATCTGATGTATGCCAAGAGGGCTTTTGTGCACTGGTATGTGGGAGAGGGAATGGAGGAAGGAGAGTTCTCAGAGGCCAGAGAGGATATGGCAGCCCTGGAGAAGGATTATGAAGAAGTGGGTGCAGACAACATAGGAGAGGAGGATGAAGGAGAGGAATATTGA
- the pofut2 gene encoding GDP-fucose protein O-fucosyltransferase 2: MAFRETCLSLAAVVSTSFRSILCFSILIAFAGFAKADSGDVFSASNTPTVPIAAARDLRYLLYDVNPPEGFNLRRDVYIRIASLVKSLRKNGDDWVLVLPPWGRLYHWQSPNLHQIRIPWGEFFSLTSLQANVPVIEYEEFIAENGGPFIDQVVVLQNYAEGWTDGKWEEKVDERPCIDKLMYNKDKQGYYRGWFWGFEETRARNVTCLSAQGHASIMVPVLRQNITWTSVMLDRAETLLHDHYAGKDYWDSRRSMVFAKHLRLIGDEFRAKYLNSTDDGDHTVYNEDWTRMKAKLGSAKGGPYLGVHLRRKDFIWGHREDVPSLKGAVKKIRILMKKHKLEQVFVATDADQEELKELKRLLPEMVRFEASAEDLELFKDGGVAIIDQWICAHARFFIGTSVSTFSFRIHEEREILGFDPKTTYNRFCGDAEKECEQPTHWKIVY; this comes from the exons ATGGCGTTCAGGGAAACGTGTTTATCATTAGCTGCTGTAGTTTCAACGTCCTTTCGTagtattttgtgtttttccatTTTGATTGCTTTCGCAGGCTTTGCAAAGGCAGATAGCGGAGACGTGTTTAGTGCAAGCAACACGCCTACTGTACCCATCGCCGCCGCTAGGGATCTACG ATACCTTCTGTACGATGTGAACCCTCCAGAGGGTTTCAACCTGCGGCGAGATGTATATATTCGCATCGCATCCCTGGTGAAATCTCTGAGGAAGAACGGTGATGACTGGGTCCTCGTGCTCCCCCCCTGGGGTCGCTTGTATCACTGGCAGAGCCCCAACCTCCATCAGATCCGCATCCCTTGGGGAGAGTTCTTCAGCCTCACCAGCCTACAGGCCAACGTTCCGGTGATCGAGTATGAGGAATTCATTGCCG AAAATGGAGGTCCATTTATTGATCAAGTTGTGGTCCTGCAAAATTACGCGGAGGGATGGACTGATGGGAAATGGGAGGAAAAGGTTGATGAGCGGCCGTGCATTGACAAATTAATGTACAACAAAGATAAACAGGGTTACTACAG GGGCTGGTTTTGGGGCTTCGAAGAGACGAGAGCTCGAAACGTAACTTGTCTGTCAGCACAAGGTCATGCCTCCATCATGGTCCCGGTTCTTCGACAGAACATTACGTGGAC CTCTGTAATGCTCGACCGAGCAGAAACACTTCTCCATGATCATTATGCTGGAAAGGATTACTGGGAT AGCCGTCGCAGTATGGTCTTTGCCAAGCACCTGCGTCTCATTGGAGATGAGTTCAGAGCAAAGTACCTCAACTCGACAGATGATGGCGACCACACGGTTTACAATGAAGACTGGACTCGCATGAAG GCCAAACTGGGCTCTGCCAAAGGGGGCCCTTACCTCGGGGTCCACTTGCGGCGAAAGGATTTCATCTGGGGTCACAGAGAGGACGTGCCCAGCCTGAAGGGGGCTGTGAAAAAAATACGGATCCTGATGAAGAAGCACAAACTGGAGCAAGTCTTTGTTGCAACCGATGCAGACCAGGAAG AACTGAAGGAGCTAAAGAGGCTGTTGCCTGAGATGGTGCGATTTGAAGCGTCCGCAGAGGACCTGGAGCTTTTTAAAGATGGAGGAGTGGCAATCATTGATCAGTGGATTTGCGCTCATGCAAG ATTCTTCATTGGAACATCGGTTTCGACTTTTTCCTTCCGTATCCACGAAGAGCGTGAAATACTTGGTTTTGATCCAAAGACCACATACAACCGCTTCTGTGGGGACGCCGAGAAAGAGTGTGAACAACCTACACACTGGAAAATTGTTTACTGA